A genome region from Pygocentrus nattereri isolate fPygNat1 chromosome 10, fPygNat1.pri, whole genome shotgun sequence includes the following:
- the hectd1 gene encoding E3 ubiquitin-protein ligase HECTD1 isoform X3: protein MADVDPDTLLEWLQMGQGDERDMQLIALEQLCMLLLMSDNVDRCFETCPPRTFLPALCKIFLDESAPDNVLEVTARAITYYLDVSAECTRRIVGVDGAIKALCNRLVVVELNNRTSRDLAEQCVKVLELICTRESGAVFEAGGLNCVLSFIRDSGHLVHKDTLHSAMAVVSRLCSKMEPQDSSLETCVESLSSLLKHEDHQVSDGALRCFASLADRFTRRGVDPAPLAKHGLTEELLSRMAAAGGTAAGPSSTCKPGRTSTGAAPSAADSKLSNQVSTIVSLLSTLCRGSPLVTHDLLRSELPDSMESALQGDERCVLDTMRLVDLLLVLLFEGRKALPKSTAGSTGRIPGLRRLDSSGERSHRQLIDCIRSKDTDALIDAIDTGAFEVNFMDDVGQTLLNWASAFGTQEMVEFLCERGADVNRGQRSSSLHYAACFGRPQVAKTLLRHGANPDLRDEDGKTPLDKARERGHSEVVAILQSPGDWMCPVNKGDDKKKKDVNKEEEEGSEPKGDPEMAPVYLKRLLPVFAQTFQQTMLPSIRKASLALIRKMVHYSSEVLLKEVCDSDAGHSLPTVLVEITATVLDQEDDDDGHLLALQIIRDLVDKGGDVFLDQLARLGVINKVSTLAGPTSDDENEEEAKPEKEDEPQEDAKEIQQGKPYHWRDWSIIRGRDCLYIWSDAAALELSNGSNGWFRFILDGKLATMYSSGSPEGGSDSSESRSEFLEKLQRARSQVKPVTASQPILSTLGPTKLTVGNWSLTCLKEGEIAIHNSDGQQATILKEDLPGFVFESNRGTKHSFTAETSLGSEFVTGWTGKRGRKLKSKLEKTKQKVKTMARDLYDDHFKAVESMPRGVVVTLRNIATQLESAWELHTNRQCIEGENTWRDLMKTALENLIVVLKDENTISPYEMCSSGLVQALFTVLNNSVELDMKHDCKPLMERINVFKTAFSENEDDESRPAVALIRKLIAVLESIERLPLHLYDTPGSTYNLQILTRRLRFRLERAPGETALIDRTGRMLKMEPLATVESLEQYLLKMVAKQWYDFDRASFIFVRKLREGQSFTFRHQHDFDENGIVYWIGTNAKTAYEWVNPAAYGLVVVTSSEGRNLPYGRLEDILSRDSSALNCHTNDDKNAWFAVDLGLWVIPSAYTLRHARGYGRSALRNWVFQVSKDGQNWMTLYTHVDDGSLNEPGSTATWPLDPPKDEKQGWRHIRIKQMGKNASGQTHYLSLSGLEIYGTVSGVCEDQLGKAVKEAEANLRRQRRLFRSQVMKYIVPGARVVRGIDWKWRDQDGNPPGEGTVTGEAHNGTPQSWSSLVKNNCPDKGGSSSAAGASSSSRKGSSSSVCSVASSSDISLSSARVERRVEGLLEQGVVVSGGTPGAEGQEPVVVLSSAEAGSGSSTSTLTADAGNESAERKTPAPDGTLRQSAESAAMSMGLVSVSSPDVSSVSESSSKDAASQRPLCSATSARLSVSSLLAAGAPMSSSASVPNLSSREASLMESFVRRAPNMSRTNATNNMNLSRSSSDNNTNTLGRNVMGTATSPLMGAQSFPNLTTTGTTSTVTMSTSIVTSSNNVATATTGLSVGQLLSNTLTTSLTSTSSESDTGQEAEFSLYDFLDSCRANTLLAELDDEEDLPEPDDDDDENEDDNQEDQEYEEVLVRSRVNLGYHVHIHREEEEYETKGGRRRTWDDDFVLKRQFSALVPAFDPRPGRTNVQQTTDLEIPTPGTPRSEVQEEVECAPSPHLALILKVAGLGTTREVELPLSNYKSTIFYYVQKLLQLSCNGSIKSDKLRRIWEPTYTIMYRELKDSDKEKESGKMGCWSVEHVEQYLGTDELPKNDLITYMQKNADSTFLRHWKLTGTNKSIRKNRNCSQLIAAYKDFCERGCRSSGLGTGSLSTTQSCDILSGVREQAQAKAGSGQSACGVEDVLQLLRILFIIGGEPSASRTLQEDVDDLQFNASPEEFTSKKITTKILQQIEEPLALASGALPDWCEQLTSKCPFLIPFETRQLFFTCTAFGASRAIVWLQNRREATMERSRPSTTVRRDDPGEFRVGRLKHERVKVPRGESMMEWAESVMQIHADRKSVLEVEFQGEEGTGLGPTLEFYALVAAEFQRTSLGIWLCDDDFPDDESRQVDLGGGLKPPGYYVQRSCGLFPAPFPQDNDELERITKLFLFLGIFLAKCIQDNRLVDLPLSQPFFKLLCMGDIKSNMSKLLYQTRGDSDHRFSEIQSEASTEEGQDTYSVGSFDEDSKSEFILDPPKPKPPAWYHGILTWEDFELVNPHRARFLKEMKDLSVKRRQILGNKSLSEDEKNTRLQDLMLKNPMGSGPPLSVEDLGLNFQFCPSSKVHGFSAVDLKPNGEDEMVTMDNAEEYVELMFDFCMHTGIQKQMEAFREGFNRVFPMEKLSSFSHKEVQMILCGNQSPSWTAEDIVNYTEPKLGYTRDSPGFLRFVRVLCGMSSDERKAFLQFTTGCSTLPPGGLANLHPRLTIVRKVDATDASYPSVNTCVHYLKLPEYSSEEIMRERLLAATMEKGFHLN from the exons ATGGCAGACGTGGACCCAGACACACTGCTGGAGTGGCTGCAGATGGGGCAGGGCGACGAGCGCGATATGCAGCTCATCGCCCTGGAGCAGCTCTGCATGCTACTACTCATGTCAGATAATGTTGACCGCTGCTTCGAAAC ATGTCCTCCACGGACATTTCTTCCAGCTCTGTGCAAGATCTTTTTGGATGAAAGCGCCCCTGACAATGTTCTGGAGGTGACTGCCAGGGCCATCACGTATTACCTGGATGTGTCGGCTGAGTGCACACGCAGGATTGTTGGGGTGGATGGGGCCATTAAGGCCCTCTGCAACCGATTGGTGGTGGTGGAACTCAACAATAGGACCAGCAGAGATCTGGCTGAGCAGTGTGTAAAG GTGCTGGAGCTGATCTGCACACGGGAGTCTGGTGCTGTGTTTGAGGCTGGGGGACTGAACTGTGTTCTGAGCTTCATTAGGGACAGTGGTCATTTGGTGCATAAGGACACGCTGCACTCTGCCATGGCAGTGGTCTCTCGTCTGTGCAGTAAGATGGAGCCACAGGACTCCTCCTTAGAGACCTGCGTGGAGTCTCTGTCCAGCCTCCTTAAGCACGAGGACCACCAG GTTTCTGATGGAGCACTGCGGTGCTTTGCCTCTTTGGCTGACCGGTTTACCCGACGTGGGGTGGATCCAGCCCCATTGGCCAAGCATGGGCTCACTGAGGAGCTGTTGTCTCGCATGGCTGCAGCAGGAGGCACAGCTGCTGGACCCTCCTCCACTTGTAAGCCTGGTCGTACCTCCACCGGAGCTGCTCCCTCAGCTGCGGACTCCAAACTCAGCAACCAGGTGTCCACGATTGTGAGCCTGCTCTCCACACTGTGCAGAGGCTCACCGCTGGTTACACAT GACCTGCTGCGCTCAGAGCTGCCTGACTCCATGGAGAGTGCCCTGCAGGGTGACGAGCGTTGTGTGCTGGACACTATGCGGCTGGTTGACCTGCTGTTGGTGCTGCTGTTTGAGGGCCGCAAGGCTCTGCCCAAGTCCACCGCTGGCTCCACCGGCCGCATTCCGGGCCTGCGACGTCTTGACAGCTCTGGCGAGCGCTCTCACCGACAGCTCATTGACTGTATCCGCAGTAAAGACACAGATGCACTCATCGATGCTATTGACACCGGAG CATTTGAAGTGAATTTCATGGATGATGTAGGGCAGACACTTCTGAATTGGGCTTCTGCGTTTGGCACGCAAGAAATG GTGGAATTCCTGTGTGAGAGAGGTGCTGATGTCAATCGAGGTCAGAGGTCATCATCACTACATTATGCTGCTTGTTTTGGACGGCCACAAGTAGCCAAG ACTTTACTGCGTCATGGAGCCAACCCTGACTTGAGAGATGAAGATGGCAAAACACCGCTAGACAAAGCCAGGGAAAGAGGGCACAGTGAAGTTGTTGCAATCCTGCAGTCTCCTG GAGATTGGATGTGTCCTGTGAACAAGGGGGATGACAAGAAAAAGAAGGATGTGAataaggaagaggaggagggcaGTGAGCCGAAAGGAGATCCTGAAATGGCTCCTGTCTATCTGAAAAGGCTGCTTCCTGTATTTGCACAAACCTTTCAGCAAACCATGCTGCCTTCAATAAG GAAAGCTAGTTTAGCTCTTATTAGGAAGATGGTGCACTACAGTTCTGAAGTGCTCCTTAAGGAAGTGTGTGACTCAGATGCTGGACACAGCCTGCCCACTGTCTTAGTGGAGATCACTGCTACAGTGCTGGATCAGGAG gatgatgatgatggtcacTTGCTGGCCCTGCAGATCATCAGGGATCTGGTTGATAAGGGTGGAGATGTGTTCTTGGACCAGCTGGCCAGACTGGGTGTAATCAATAAAGTGTCAACTCTGGCAGGGCCCACCTCAGATGATGAGAACGAAGAAGAAGCCAAGCCTGAGAAG GAGGATGAACCTCAGGAGGATGCTAAAGAGATCCAGCAAGGCAAGCCCTACCACTGGCGGGACTGGTCCATCATTAGGGGCAGGGACTGCCTGTATATTTGGAGTGATGCTGCAGCGCTGGAACTCTCTAATGGCAGCAACGGCTGGTTTCGCTTCATCCTGGATGGCAAACTGGCCACCATGTACTCCAGTGGTAGCCCAGAGGGAGGGTCAGACAGTTCAG AGTCTCGGAGTGAGTTTCTGGAGAAGCTACAGCGTGCCAGGAGTCAGGTGAAGCCAGTCACAGCCAGCCAGCCCATCTTGTCAACGCTAGGGCCCACTAAACTCACTGTGGGAAACTGGTCCCTTACCTGTCTGAAGGAAGGAGAGATTGCCATCCACAACTCAGATGGGCAACAAGCCACTATCCTGAAAGAGGATTTGCCAGGTTTTGTGTTTGAATCCAACCGAGGTACCAAGCACTCcttcactgctgaaacatccCTTG GCTCAGAGTTTGTTACTGGCTGGACTGGAAAACGAGGAAGGAAACTCAAATCCAaattggaaaaaacaaaacaaaaa GTGAAAACTATGGCCAGAGACTTGTATGATGACCATTTTAAAGCTGTGGAAAGTATGCCCAGGGGTGTAGTCGTCACCTTAAGAAATATTGCCACTCAGCTGGAGTCTGCCTGGGAGCTGCATACAAACAGACAA tgtatAGAGGGAGAGAACACATGGCGAGACCTCATGAAAACAGCTTTAGAAAATTTGATTGTGGTTCTCAAAGATGAGAATACAATTTCGCCATATGAAATGTGCAGCAGCGGCCTAGTGCAAGCACTTTTTACTGTTCTAAATAAT AGTGTGGAACTTGACATGAAGCATGATTGTAAGCCATTGATGGAAAGGATAAATGTGTTTAAGACTGCATTCAGTGAAAATGAGGATGATGAAAG tcgACCCGCAGTTGCCTTAATCCGAAAGCTGATAGCAGTCCTGGAGTCTATAGAACGGCTACCTCTTCATTTGTATGACACGCCTGGCTCAACATACAATTTGCAG ATTCTGACCAGGAGACTGCGTTTCCGATTGGAACGTGCTCCAGGTGAGACAGCTCTGATTGATAGGACTGGCAGGATGCTCAAGATGGAACCTCTTGCTACTGTTGAGTCACTGGAGCAGTACCTACTGAAAATG GTGGCAAAACAGTGGTATGACTTCGACAGGGCCTCCTTTATTTTTGTCAGGAAGCTGCGAGAGGGCCAGAGCTTCACCTTCCGACACCAGCATGACTTTGATGAGAATGGTATTGTGTACTGGATCGGAACAAATGCAAA AACTGCGTATGAGTGGGTGAACCCTGCTGCTTATGGTCTGGTGGTGGTAACCTCATCGGAGGGCAGAAACTTGCCCTATGGCCGGCTGGAAGACATCCTGAGTAGAGACAGCTCAGCCCTCAACTGCCACACCAACGATGACAAAAATGCCTGGTTTGCTGTTGACCTGGGCCTGTGGGTCATCCCCTCAGCTTATACCCTACGCCATGCCCGCGGCTATGGCCGTTCCGCCCTCCGCAACTGGGTATTTCAAGTGTCCAAAGACGGGCAAAACTGGATGACCCTCTACACCCATGTGGATGATGGCAGCCTTAATGAGCCTGG GTCTACTGCTACTTGGCCTCTGGACCCACCCAAAGATGAGAAGCAGGGCTGGAGACACATTAGGATAAAGCAGATGGGGAAGAATGCCAGCGGGCAAACACACTACCTCTCCCTGTCTGGACTTGAAATATATGGCACTgttagtggtgtgtgtgaagACCAGCTAG GTAAAGCGGTAAAAGAGGCAGAAGCCAATCTACGCAGGCAGCGACGACTCTTTCGCTCTCAGGTGATGAAATACATAGTTCCGGGGGCCCGGGTTGTGCGTGGTATTGACTGGAAGTGGAGGGACCAGGATGGCAACCCTCCTGGAGAGGGCACTGTGACCGGAGAGGCCCACAATG GCACACCGCAGTCCTGGAGCAGCCTGGTGAAAAATAACTGTCCGGACAAGGGCGGCTCGTCCTCGGCGGCGGGGGCCAGCTCCTCCAGCCGGAAAGGCAGTAGCAGTTCGGTGTGTAGCGTGGCCAGCAGCAGTGATATCAGCCTGAGCTCTGCACGTGTGGAGCGCAGGGTGGAAGGCCTTTTGGAGCAGGGGGTTGTTGTCAGTGGAGGAACGCCAGGGGCGGAGGGTCAAGAGCCAGTTGTAGTGCTTTCCTCTGCAGAGGCTGGCTCTGGCTCCAGCACCAGTACCCTCACGGCTGATGCTGGAAACGAAAGCGCAGAGCGCAAAACACCAGCACCTGATGGAACCCTGCGACAGTCAGCAGAGTCAGCTGCCATGTCTATGGGACTAGTCAGTGTCAGCTCGCCTGATGTCAGCTCCGTGTCCGAGTCATCCAGCAAGGACGCAGCATCCCAGAGGCCTCTGTGTTCAGCCACAAGTGCCCGTCTCTCGGTCAGCTCTCTTCTGGCTGCTGGTGCACCCATGAGTTCCAGCGCTAGTGTGCCCAACTTGTCATCACGTGAAGCCAGCCTGATGGAGTCATTTGTGCGCAGGGCACCCAACATGTCCCGCACCAATGCCACCAACAACATGAACCTGAGCCGTAGCAGTAGCGACAATAATACAAACACACTGGGCCGCAACGTCATGGGGACTGCCA ccTCTCCTCTCATGGGTGCACAGAGCTTTCCTAACCTTACAACTACTGGTACCACTTCAACAGTTACAATGTCCACCTCCATAGTAACCAGCAGCAATAACGTAGCCACAGCAACTACAGGTTTGTCTGTCGGCCAGTTGCTCAGTAACACTCTGACGACCAGCCTGACCTCAACGTCTAGCGAGAGCGACACAGGTCAGGAGGCTGAGTTTTCCCTCTATG ATTTCTTGGATAGCTGTCGGGCAAACACGTTGTTAGCTGAGTTGGATGATGAAGAAGACTTGCCCGAACCAGACGATGATGACGACGAGAATGAGGATGACAATCAGGAGGACCAAGAGTATGAGGAAGTTCTGGTACGGTCCAGGGTCAACCTTGGTTACCACGTTCATATTCATAGG GAGGAAGAGGAATATGAAACTAAAGGCGGCCGGCGCAGGACCTGGGATGATGACTTTGTGCTGAAGCGGCAGTTTTCTGCTCTAGTGCCTGCATTTGACCCTAGACCTGGGCGGACCAATGTCCAGCAAACCACTGACCTGGAGATCCCTACACCAG GTACTCCTCGCTCAGAGGTGCAGGAGGAGGTGGAGTGCGCACCGTCCCCTCACTTGGCTCTCATCCTAAAGGTGGCAGGACTGGGAACCACACGGGAAGTTGAACTACCTCTTTCCAACTACAAGTCTACCATCTTCTATTACGTCCAAAAGCTGCTTCAGCTCTCTTGTAACGGCAGCATCAAATCGGACAAACTTCGACGCATCTGGGAGCCCACATACAC GATAATGTACAGAGAGTTGAAGGATtctgacaaagagaaagaaagtggaaAGATG GGTTGCTGGTCTGTAGAGCATGTGGAACAGTACCTTGGCACAGATGAATTACCAAAGAATGACTTGATAACCTACATGCAGAAGAATGCAGACTCAACTTTCCTGCGCCACTGGAAATTAACCGGCACTAATAAAAGTATTaggaaaaacagaaattgtTCGCAGCTCATAGCTGCATACAAG GATTTCTGTGAGCGAGGCTGCAGGTCATCAGGACTTGGCACAGGTTCTCTGTCAACCACGCAGAGCTGCGACATCCTGAGTGGTGTGCGGGAGCAGGCACAGGCCAAAGCTGGCTCAGGCCAGAGTGCCTGTGGTGTGGAGGATGTGCTGCAACTCTTGCGCATCCTCTTCATCATTGGTGGAGAGCCTTCAGCCAGTCGCACGCTACAGGAAG ATGTGGATGATCTACAGTTCAATGCATCGCCTGAAGAGTTCACCAGCAAAAAAATTACAACCAAAATTCTGCAACAGATTGAG GAGCCCCTGGCTTTGGCTAGTGGAGCTCTGCCAGACTGGTGTGAGCAGTTAACCAGCAAATGTCCTTTCCTCATTCCCTTTGAAACCCGGCAGCTCTTCTTTACCTGCACTGCATTTGGAGCCTCCAG AGCAATAGTCTGGCTCCAGAATCGGAGAGAGGCCACTATGGAGCGCTCTCGGCCCTCCACCACGGTGCGGCGGGATGACCCTGGCGAGTTCCGAGTGGGCCGGCTCAAACATGAGCGTGTCAAGGTGCCACGTGGAGAGAGCATGATGGAGTGGGCAGAGAGTGTCATGCAGATCCATGCTGACAGGAAGTCCGTACTGGAG GTTGAGTTCCAGGGAGAGGAGGGCACTGGTCTGGGGCCCACGCTGGAGTTTTATGCCCTCGTGGCGGCGGAGTTCCAGAGGACCTCATTGGGTATCTGGCTCTGTGATGATGACTTCCCAGATGATGAGTCACGTCAG GTGGATTTGGGAGGTGGCCTGAAACCCCCAGGCTATTATGTACAACGCTCCTGCGGCCTTTTCCCTGCCCCCTTCCCTCAGGATAATGATGAGCTGGAGCGCATCACCAAGCTCTTCCTCTTTCTGGGCATCTTCTTGGCCAAGTGCATCCAGGACAACCGTCTTGTGGACTTGCCCCTCTCTCAGCCCTTCTTCAAACTGCTCTGTATGGGAGACATTAAGAGTAACATGAGCAAGCTCCTGTACCAGACCCGTGGGGACTCGGACCACCGCTTCTCTGAGATCCAGTCAGAGGCCTCCACTGAGGAGGGCCAAGACACGTACTCAGTGGGCAGTTTTGATGAGGACTCCAAATCTGAGTTCATCCTGGACCCACCAAAGCCCAAACCCCCTGCCTGGTACCATGGTATTTTGACTTGGGAGGACTTTGAACTAGTAAATCCTCACAGAGCACGGTTCCTAAAGGAAATGAAGGATTTGTCAGTAAAGAGGAGGCAAATCCTAGGCAATAAGAGCCTTTCAGAAGATGAGAAGAATACACGGCTACAGGATCTCATGCTGAAGAACCCTATGGGTTCTGGCCCGCCACTCAGCGTAGAAGATCTGGG atTAAATTTCCAGTTCTGTCCATCATCTAAAGTACATGGCTTCTCGGCAGTGGACCTTAAGCCCAATGGAGAAGATGAG ATGGTTACCATGGACAATGCAGAGGAGTATGTGGAGCTGATGTTTGACTTCTGTATGCACACTGGAATTCAGAAGCAAATGGAAGCCTTCAGAG AGGGCTTTAACAGGGTGTTCCCGATGGAGAAACTGAGCTCGTTCAGTCATAAAGAGGTCCAGATGATTCTGTGTGGAAACCAGTCTCCGTCCTGGACAGCCGAGGATATTGTCAACTACACTGAGCCCAAACTGGGGTACACTCGGGACAG TCCTGGTTTCCTACGGTTTGTTCGGGTCCTGTGTGGAATGTCCTCAGATGAGAGGAAAGCCTTTCTCCAGTTCACAACAGGTTGCTCAACTTTACCCCCTGGTGGACTAGCCAACTTGCACCCTCGTCTCACGATTGTGCGCAAG